The following proteins are encoded in a genomic region of Paenibacillus sp. FSL H3-0469:
- a CDS encoding transcription initiation factor TFIIIB has product MRNEECCPECGGTKWGEGKSHGEARVYPMKKMLTLGSDVTHVICITCGFILKSFVKEPHKFEDK; this is encoded by the coding sequence ATGAGAAACGAAGAATGTTGTCCAGAATGTGGAGGGACAAAATGGGGGGAGGGCAAGTCGCACGGCGAAGCTAGGGTGTATCCTATGAAAAAGATGCTAACATTAGGATCAGATGTTACTCATGTAATTTGTATAACGTGTGGATTTATTTTAAAAAGTTTTGTTAAAGAGCCACATAAATTTGAGGATAAATAA
- a CDS encoding DUF1801 domain-containing protein, translated as MDKNKVTYESVDQYIADFAPEVQELLQTLRKVISEAAPEAVEKISYQMPTWFLHKNLVHFAAYKTHIGFYPAPSGIEAFKEELAQYKGAKGSVQFPIKEPLPYELIARIVKFRVEENKQEAAEKGKKK; from the coding sequence GTGGACAAGAATAAAGTTACCTATGAATCGGTTGACCAGTATATTGCGGACTTTGCGCCGGAGGTCCAGGAGCTTCTGCAGACCTTGCGTAAGGTCATTTCGGAAGCTGCGCCGGAGGCAGTGGAGAAGATCAGCTACCAGATGCCGACCTGGTTCCTGCATAAGAATCTGGTGCATTTTGCCGCCTACAAGACGCACATTGGGTTCTACCCGGCACCCAGTGGAATCGAAGCCTTCAAGGAGGAACTGGCGCAGTATAAAGGGGCCAAAGGGTCGGTACAGTTCCCCATCAAGGAGCCGCTCCCCTATGAGCTCATTGCCAGAATCGTCAAATTCAGAGTGGAAGAGAACAAGCAGGAGGCTGCAGAGAAGGGGAAGAAGAAGTAG